The Alicyclobacillus macrosporangiidus CPP55 genome segment GGCTGGCGCACACCCTGGTCTCCCGGGTGCTCGGGACATACGGAGGCATCCTGGCGGGTGTCGTCCTGATGGTCATTGGCATCCGGCAGTTGGTGTGACCGCTGCGGGGACGCAAAAGCCCCGCCAGCACGGGCGGGGCTTTCGTGGTTAAAGCGTTGCTAGGAAACGTCTTACTGCCTCCAGGTAGCCAACTGGGTCTCCGTTACGAATCGAATGTCCACAGCCAGGAAATTGCCGAAGCGTTGTGTTCGGTCTTCGTCTCACCATCTCTTGCGCATGTGCCCAGCTCAAGACTGGACTTCTTTCCCCTTGCATGAGTAAGACTGGGCACGTCGATGCTTGCCAGTCAGCCCACCAGGAGCCGTTGAGCATCTCTTGTGAACGGACGAAGCCCACAGCGTCGAATCGGAACGTCCATCCGTCCGGATGTTCTACTGCGCTCTCTCCGAAGTAGGAGAACGCCCCTGGGCGAAGAAGGCCCTCCAACGTCTGCCGAAGTTCCCGAAGTGTTGGGACCCGAGAAGGCAACTTCTTAAGCCAACTCTGATCGTCGTTGATTTCGGCGCCGATGTCTTCGATAATCAAGGCTCGAACGAAAATCCGCAAGACGAACGCTCGGGTCTGGCGGGAAAGAAAAACGTCTCATTTGATTTCACCGGTCTTACTCAATCGCTCGTGAGGATATCGTTAGTCTCATCTATAGGGGTCATCCACATTTGACTTCCTCTCCGATGGACGCTTTCACTCCACCGTGACGCTCTTCGCCAGGTTACGCGGCTTGTCGACATCGTTCCCGCGCGCCACGGCGGCGTAATAGGCCAGGAGTTGCAGCGGGATCACGGTGATCACCGGCGCGAGCAGCGGCAGCGTCCTCGGTACGTACAGCACCTCGTCGACCGAGTGGCGCATCTCCTCGTCACCCGCGAACGCCACCCCGAGGACGAAGGCATCGCGCGCCTTGACCTCCTTGATGTTGCTCAGGGTCTTCTCGTACAGGTCGGTCTGCGTCGCCAGGGCGATCACAGGAACCCCTTCGGTGATCAGCGCCAGGGTGCCGTGCTTCAGCTCGCCGGCCGCGTACGCCTCCGCGTGGATGTACGAGATCTCCTTGAGCTTCAGCGCCCCTTCAAGGGCCATCGCATAGTCGATCCCCCGGCCGATGAAGAACGTGTCGCGGGCGTCTGCCCACTCCCGGGCGAAGCGCTCCACCTGCGGTGCCGTGTCCAACACCTGCTCCGCGGCCATGGGCAGCTCGGCCAACGCCGCCAGGATCTGTTTCGCGTTGGCATCCTCCAGCGTGCCGCGCCGCTGACCCAGATACACCGCCAGCAGGTAGAGGACCACCAACTGGGTGGTGTACGCTTTTGTCGATGCCACCGCGATCTCCGGCCCCGCCCAGGTGATGATGACGTCGTCCGCCTCGCGGGCCACGGAACTGCCGACGACGTTGGTGATGGCGAGCACGTGCCGCCCTCTGGCTTTGGCATCGCGCAGCGCCGCCAGCGTGTCCAGCGTCTCGCCCGACTGGCTGATGACAACGACGAGCGTCCCCGCTGTCTCAATGGGATCACGGTACCGGTACTCCGAGGCGATCTCCACATCCACCGGGATCCTCGTGAGTTTCTCCATCACCGCCTTGCCGACCAACCCGGCGTGCCACGAAGTGCCGCAGGCGACGATGTGCACGCGATCGATGGCCTGCACAAAATCATCGCTCCAGCTCAGTTCCGGCAGCGTGACGCGGGACAGGTCCTCGGCGATCCGGCCTGTCAGCGTGTCCCGGATGGCCCGCGGCTGCTCGTAGATCTCCTTGAGCATGAAATGGGGATAACCGCCCCGCTCCGCCGCCACCGCGTCCCAGGTCACATGCAGGACCTGCTTGCTGGTCACCGGCTCCCCGTCAAACGTGTGGATCGACACACCGTCTGCCCGGACGACCGCCAACTCCCCGTCCTCGAGGACGTACACGTCCCGGGTGTACGACAGGATGGCCGGGATGTCGGAAGCGACGAAGTTCTCTCCGTCACCCAGACCGACGATGATCGGGCTCGACCGGCGCACCGCCACGAGCGTGTCCGGGTGGTCCTTGGCCAGCACCACGAGGGCGTACGCGCCGCGGAGGCGCTTCGCCACGTCCAGCATGGTCTGGAACAGGTCCCCTTTGTACAGCTCCTCAATCAGGTGTGCCACGACTTCCGTATCCGTTTCGGATTTGAACTGGTGCCCGCGCGCCAACAGTTCCTCGCGCAAACTCAGATAGTTCTCGATGATCCCGTTGTGCACGATGGCGAATCGCCCGCTGCAGTCCTGATGCGGATGCGCGTTTTCATCGGACGGCCGGCCGTGCGTCGCCCACCGCGTGTGTCCGATGCCGATGTGGCCGCCCGCCTCGCCATCCGCCAGCTTTTCCTCCAGGTTCGCCAACCGCCCGACCGCTTTCACGGTCCGCAAGACGCCGCCATCCAGTGTGGCGATGCCCGCCGAGTCATATCCACGGTACTCCAGCTTGCGCAGTCCTTCGACGATCACGCTGCGCACCGCGCGCGGCCCGACATATCCCACGATTCCGCACATCGATTCCGTATTCCTCCTCATTCGCCTGCTCACCCTTGTCCCGCCGGTCGCCCGGCGGCTTTCGGGCTTCGCTCGCGGTGCGGCACACACCGGGAGGCACCCGCCGAATGGTTCGCTGACCTCCTCCGCGTCAACTGTGCCGATCCGCGGCACCCCGAGGTACTCGCGGAGCGCACAGTCCAGGCGCTTGTCTCATGCCCCGGCGTCCCAGATTCACCGGCGCACGTCCTTGCCCAATCTCACATCCTTCCGCGTCCTTCTCTCCCGGCATCCCCCCTTTCACGCGCAATACCATATGTCAAGCTATTCCCTGACCGCCGCAGAGGACCCTGCAGGGGCCCGTCCGCCATGGCCCGTCCGTTTCGAAAAAGGCGCCCCCGCGGCACGCCCGGCCTGCGTGAGCGCCTCTCTGCGCCATCCTCTCAGGCGCCTCCCAATTCCTGTCGAACCACGCGCACAATCTGCGCGACACACGCCTTGAGCAGGTCCGGATCCGGCCCTTCCGCCATCACGCGTACCAGGGGTTCCGTCCCCGACTCCCGCACCAGCACCCGGCCATCGTCCCCCAGTTCCTGCTCGGCGCGCCGAATCGCTTCCTGGATGCGGGCATTGCTCCGCCACGCTGCCTTGTCGCGGACGCGGACATTTTCCAGCAGCTGCGGGTAGCGCGTCATGACCAGGCTGAGCTCCGCCAGTGGCTGCCTGCTGGCCATCATGACGTCGACCAGTTGGAGTGCCGTCAGCACCCCGTCCCCCGTCGTCGTGTGATCGAGGAAGATGACGTGGCCGGACTGCTCCCCCCCGAGCACGTATCCGCCCTCGCGCATCGCCTCCATCACATAGCGATCGCCCACGCGCGTGGTCTGCACCCGGATGCCCAGGTTCTCCATCGCCTTCACAAATCCGAGATTGCTCATCACGGTGGCGACGACCGTATCGCCTTTCAGACGGCCCTGCGCCTTTAATGCCCTGCCGCAGACGGCCAGGATAAAGTCGCCGTCTATCACCTGTCCGGTGTGATCGACCGCGATCACACGATCCGCGTCCCCGTCAAACGCAAGTCCCACGTCCGCCCCGGCGTCGAGCACCGCCCGTTGAAC includes the following:
- a CDS encoding alpha/beta fold hydrolase; amino-acid sequence: MRIFVRALIIEDIGAEINDDQSWLKKLPSRVPTLRELRQTLEGLLRPGAFSYFGESAVEHPDGWTFRFDAVGFVRSQEMLNGSWWADWQASTCPVLLMQGERSPVLSWAHAQEMVRRRPNTTLRQFPGCGHSIRNGDPVGYLEAVRRFLATL
- the glmS gene encoding glutamine--fructose-6-phosphate transaminase (isomerizing), producing the protein MCGIVGYVGPRAVRSVIVEGLRKLEYRGYDSAGIATLDGGVLRTVKAVGRLANLEEKLADGEAGGHIGIGHTRWATHGRPSDENAHPHQDCSGRFAIVHNGIIENYLSLREELLARGHQFKSETDTEVVAHLIEELYKGDLFQTMLDVAKRLRGAYALVVLAKDHPDTLVAVRRSSPIIVGLGDGENFVASDIPAILSYTRDVYVLEDGELAVVRADGVSIHTFDGEPVTSKQVLHVTWDAVAAERGGYPHFMLKEIYEQPRAIRDTLTGRIAEDLSRVTLPELSWSDDFVQAIDRVHIVACGTSWHAGLVGKAVMEKLTRIPVDVEIASEYRYRDPIETAGTLVVVISQSGETLDTLAALRDAKARGRHVLAITNVVGSSVAREADDVIITWAGPEIAVASTKAYTTQLVVLYLLAVYLGQRRGTLEDANAKQILAALAELPMAAEQVLDTAPQVERFAREWADARDTFFIGRGIDYAMALEGALKLKEISYIHAEAYAAGELKHGTLALITEGVPVIALATQTDLYEKTLSNIKEVKARDAFVLGVAFAGDEEMRHSVDEVLYVPRTLPLLAPVITVIPLQLLAYYAAVARGNDVDKPRNLAKSVTVE
- the glmM gene encoding phosphoglucosamine mutase — its product is MGKWFGTDGVRGVANRDLTPELAFRLGRIGAYVLAKEGTGGRVVIGKDTRISSDMLEAALVSGVLSMGVDVLRLGVISTPGVAYLTRHLNADAGVMISASHNPVEDNGIKFFGADGFKLLDQAEDEIERWLGEAEDHLPRPVGSGVGRVYDEPAEDEYVRFLAGTVRHRMDGLKVVLDCANGAASRIAPRVFRQLGAEVTVLNDQPDGVNINVGCGSTHPQVVQRAVLDAGADVGLAFDGDADRVIAVDHTGQVIDGDFILAVCGRALKAQGRLKGDTVVATVMSNLGFVKAMENLGIRVQTTRVGDRYVMEAMREGGYVLGGEQSGHVIFLDHTTTGDGVLTALQLVDVMMASRQPLAELSLVMTRYPQLLENVRVRDKAAWRSNARIQEAIRRAEQELGDDGRVLVRESGTEPLVRVMAEGPDPDLLKACVAQIVRVVRQELGGA